Proteins co-encoded in one Pyxidicoccus xibeiensis genomic window:
- a CDS encoding Uma2 family endonuclease, whose amino-acid sequence MTEGTIPHSRYSMLTALPSGWVGEILDEELVASPRPTAAQTRAAFMLGVELGEQLDRRRGGSGRWCFLRAPELHLGHDMLVPDLAGWRRERVDAPLDPDVPFLTLAPDWVCEVLAPSTAALDRTRKLPLYARAGVAHVWLVDPTARTLEVYQRVKRGWLLTGSYEADSLVRAEPFASSMLELGSLWLAEGSEKPTLLAAVP is encoded by the coding sequence GTGACGGAAGGCACCATCCCCCATTCGCGCTATTCGATGCTCACGGCCCTGCCCTCGGGCTGGGTGGGGGAGATTCTGGACGAGGAGCTGGTCGCCTCGCCCCGCCCCACCGCCGCGCAGACGCGCGCGGCCTTCATGCTGGGCGTGGAGCTGGGAGAACAGCTCGACCGCCGCCGGGGCGGCAGCGGCCGCTGGTGCTTCCTGCGCGCGCCCGAGCTGCACCTGGGCCACGACATGCTCGTGCCGGACCTGGCGGGCTGGCGCCGCGAGCGCGTGGACGCCCCGCTGGACCCGGACGTCCCCTTCCTCACGCTGGCGCCGGACTGGGTGTGCGAGGTGCTCGCGCCCTCCACGGCCGCGCTGGACCGCACGCGCAAGCTGCCCCTCTACGCGCGCGCGGGCGTCGCCCACGTCTGGCTGGTGGACCCCACCGCCCGCACGCTGGAAGTGTACCAGCGCGTCAAGCGCGGCTGGCTCCTCACCGGCAGCTACGAGGCGGACTCGCTGGTGCGCGCCGAGCCCTTCGCGTCCTCGATGCTGGAGCTCGGCTCACTCTGGCTGGCCGAGGGCTCCGAGAAGCCCACGCTGCTGGCCGCCGTACCCTGA
- the gcvA gene encoding transcriptional regulator GcvA — protein sequence MRDLPPLSALRAFEAAARHLSFKRAADELAVTPTAISHQVRQLEAWLGLRLFERHIRRVVLTSDGQALYPSLREGFDAMTRGIDALRSPPARAALTLSSTVAFTSKWLVPRVAAFRAACPGLDLRLHASDDAVDLRTGGVDLAIRYGRGAYPGLRSELLLQDRFAPVCSPRLGVRGPADLGRHPLIRFEWRRVQDDTPTWPRWFASAGRPYRTPGGELLFSDESHAIQAAIAGQGIALVSLVLVAEELSSGALVQPFGPELDGFAYHLVQLDTPRHAERLAAVRRWLLAEAKALTSHPAGTRSYKGRKRRRPGAS from the coding sequence ATGAGAGACCTCCCACCGCTCTCGGCGCTCCGGGCCTTCGAGGCGGCCGCACGGCACCTCAGCTTCAAGCGGGCCGCGGACGAGCTCGCCGTGACACCCACGGCCATCAGCCACCAGGTCCGCCAGCTGGAAGCGTGGCTCGGCCTGCGCCTCTTCGAGCGCCACATCCGGCGCGTGGTGCTGACGTCCGACGGCCAGGCCCTCTACCCGTCGCTGCGAGAGGGCTTCGACGCGATGACTCGCGGCATCGACGCGCTCAGGAGCCCTCCCGCGCGGGCCGCCCTCACGCTCTCCTCCACGGTGGCCTTCACGTCGAAGTGGCTGGTGCCGCGCGTCGCCGCGTTCCGGGCGGCGTGCCCCGGGCTCGACCTGCGCCTCCATGCCTCCGACGACGCGGTGGACCTGAGGACGGGAGGCGTGGACCTCGCCATCCGCTACGGCCGCGGTGCCTACCCCGGCCTGCGCTCGGAGCTGCTGCTCCAGGACCGCTTCGCGCCCGTGTGCAGCCCCCGGCTCGGCGTGCGCGGGCCGGCGGACCTCGGCAGGCACCCGCTCATCCGCTTCGAGTGGCGCCGCGTCCAGGACGACACGCCCACCTGGCCCCGCTGGTTCGCCAGCGCGGGCCGGCCCTACCGCACCCCGGGCGGGGAGCTGCTCTTCTCCGACGAGTCCCACGCCATCCAGGCCGCCATCGCCGGCCAGGGCATCGCACTCGTCAGCCTCGTGCTCGTCGCTGAGGAACTTTCCAGCGGGGCGCTCGTGCAGCCCTTCGGGCCGGAGCTGGACGGGTTCGCGTACCACCTCGTCCAGCTCGACACGCCGCGCCATGCGGAGCGGCTGGCCGCCGTGCGTCGCTGGCTGCTGGCCGAAGCGAAGGCGCTCACCTCACATCCGGCCGGAACGCGCTCCTACAAGGGGCGGAAGCGAAGGCGTCCGGGCGCGTCCTGA